The Yersinia intermedia genome window below encodes:
- the hemE gene encoding uroporphyrinogen decarboxylase produces the protein MNELKNDRYLRALLRQPVDVTPVWMMRQAGRYLPEYKATRGVAGDFMSLCKNAELACEVTMQPLRRYPLDAAILFSDILTIPDAMGLGLYFETGEGPRFQSPITCRADVEKLPIPDPEQELGYVMNAVRTIRRELAGAVPLIGFSGSPWTLATYMVEGGSSKAFTKLKKMMYAEPQTLHLLLDKLADSVILYLNAQIKAGAQSVMVFDTWGGVLTGRDYLEFSLNYMHKIVDGLIRENDGRRVPVTLFTKGGGQWLEAMAATGCDALGLDWTTDIGDARRRVGDKVALQGNMDPSVLYAPPARIEQEVSTILASFGQGQGHVFNLGHGIHQDVPPEHAGAFVDAVHTLSKPYHQN, from the coding sequence ATGAATGAGTTGAAAAACGATCGCTATCTGCGAGCCTTATTGCGCCAACCGGTCGATGTAACGCCGGTATGGATGATGCGTCAGGCGGGCCGTTATTTGCCAGAATATAAAGCTACCCGTGGGGTTGCCGGGGATTTTATGTCACTGTGCAAAAATGCGGAACTGGCTTGTGAAGTGACGATGCAACCATTGCGTCGCTATCCACTGGACGCCGCGATTCTGTTTTCAGACATTCTGACCATCCCCGATGCTATGGGACTGGGGCTCTATTTTGAAACCGGTGAAGGCCCACGCTTCCAATCCCCGATTACTTGTCGCGCCGACGTCGAAAAGTTACCCATCCCTGATCCAGAACAGGAATTGGGCTATGTGATGAACGCGGTAAGAACCATTCGCCGCGAGTTGGCCGGTGCGGTGCCATTAATTGGTTTCTCCGGTAGCCCATGGACGCTGGCGACCTATATGGTTGAAGGGGGGAGTAGTAAAGCGTTCACCAAACTGAAGAAAATGATGTATGCCGAGCCGCAAACGCTGCATTTGCTACTGGATAAACTGGCCGATAGCGTCATCTTGTATCTTAATGCGCAAATTAAAGCTGGTGCCCAATCTGTGATGGTGTTTGATACCTGGGGTGGGGTGCTGACCGGGCGTGATTATCTTGAGTTCTCCTTGAACTACATGCATAAAATCGTCGATGGCCTGATCCGTGAAAACGATGGGCGTCGGGTGCCGGTGACCTTGTTCACCAAGGGGGGGGGGCAATGGCTGGAAGCAATGGCTGCTACCGGTTGTGATGCATTGGGGCTGGATTGGACCACCGATATCGGCGATGCGCGCCGCCGGGTGGGTGATAAGGTCGCCCTGCAAGGCAATATGGACCCCTCAGTGCTATACGCACCACCTGCCCGTATTGAGCAGGAAGTGAGTACTATTCTTGCAAGCTTTGGCCAGGGGCAAGGGCATGTGTTTAATCTGGGGCACGGCATTCATCAGGATGTTCCGCCAGAACATGCAGGGGCTTTTGTTGACGCAGTACATACGTTATCAAAGCCTTATCATCAAAACTAA
- the nfi gene encoding deoxyribonuclease V (cleaves DNA at apurinic or apyrimidinic sites) — MIDTKALRAEQLQRASAVILHDDFDSGSVHFIAGADVGFEQQGEITRAAIAILRYPSLELVEYQVARVATSLPYIPGLLSFREYPALLAAWGQLQQQPQLVFVDGQGIAHPRRLGVASHFGLLVDVPTIGVAKSRLCGHSLPLESDNGALQPLIDGDEQLGWVWRSKIRCNPLFISPGHRVSVSSALAWVQACMAGYRLPEPTRWADAIASNRPQFQRWVRKNPDLLGKHRDMI, encoded by the coding sequence ATGATAGATACCAAAGCGTTACGGGCAGAACAGTTACAACGGGCATCTGCGGTTATTCTTCACGATGATTTTGACAGCGGATCAGTGCACTTTATTGCCGGTGCGGATGTTGGTTTTGAGCAGCAGGGGGAGATTACCCGTGCTGCTATCGCGATTTTGCGTTATCCCTCGCTAGAGCTGGTGGAATATCAAGTTGCCAGAGTGGCAACTTCACTGCCGTATATCCCCGGTTTACTCTCTTTTCGTGAATATCCTGCATTATTAGCCGCCTGGGGGCAGTTGCAGCAGCAGCCTCAACTGGTGTTTGTTGATGGGCAAGGTATCGCACACCCGCGTCGTTTAGGCGTTGCCAGCCATTTTGGGCTGTTGGTTGATGTCCCGACCATTGGTGTTGCCAAAAGCCGCCTGTGTGGGCACTCTCTGCCTTTAGAGAGCGATAACGGCGCATTACAACCCCTCATTGATGGTGATGAACAACTTGGCTGGGTGTGGCGCAGCAAAATCCGTTGCAATCCACTGTTTATTTCGCCCGGTCATCGGGTGAGTGTCAGCAGTGCTTTGGCGTGGGTGCAGGCTTGCATGGCGGGCTACCGTTTGCCTGAACCAACCCGCTGGGCTGATGCTATCGCCTCAAATCGCCCGCAATTTCAGCGCTGGGTGCGGAAAAATCCTGATTTACTTGGCAAGCATAGGGATATGATTTAA
- a CDS encoding YjaG family protein, which translates to MIRNPIHLRLEKLESWQHLTFMACLCERMYPNYQQFCLETEFGDPAVYRRILDLIWETLVVKDAKVNFDSQLEKLEEAIPSADDYAIYGVYPAIDACIALGEAIHSRLSGETLEHAVAISEASIRTVAMLEMTLAGKEMTDEELKILPAIEEEWDIQWEIFRLLADCEERDLDLIKGLRSDLREAAVSNIGINLTQ; encoded by the coding sequence ATGATACGTAATCCGATTCATCTACGTCTCGAAAAGCTGGAAAGTTGGCAACATCTGACTTTCATGGCTTGTTTGTGCGAGCGGATGTATCCCAACTATCAGCAATTTTGTCTGGAAACTGAATTTGGCGACCCGGCTGTTTACCGGCGCATTCTGGATCTGATCTGGGAAACTTTGGTCGTAAAAGACGCAAAAGTGAACTTTGATAGCCAGTTGGAGAAATTGGAAGAGGCAATTCCTTCAGCCGATGACTATGCTATCTACGGTGTTTATCCTGCCATCGATGCTTGTATTGCATTGGGCGAGGCCATCCATTCGCGTTTGAGTGGTGAAACACTGGAACATGCTGTCGCCATCAGCGAAGCATCAATCCGTACCGTTGCAATGTTGGAAATGACGTTGGCCGGTAAAGAAATGACCGATGAAGAACTGAAAATTTTGCCTGCGATTGAAGAAGAATGGGATATCCAATGGGAGATTTTCCGTCTGTTAGCTGACTGTGAAGAGCGCGACCTGGATCTGATCAAAGGGCTACGATCTGACCTGCGGGAAGCGGCTGTTAGCAACATTGGCATAAATTTAACGCAATAA
- the hupA gene encoding nucleoid-associated protein HU-alpha — MNKTQLIDVIADKADLSKAQAKAALESTLAAITESLKDGDPVQLVGFGTFKVNHRNERTGRNPQTGKEIKIAAANVPAFVSGKALKDSVKS, encoded by the coding sequence ATGAATAAGACTCAACTGATTGACGTAATCGCGGACAAAGCGGACCTTTCTAAAGCACAAGCTAAAGCTGCTTTGGAATCCACACTGGCTGCAATTACCGAATCTCTGAAAGACGGTGATCCAGTACAATTGGTTGGTTTTGGTACTTTCAAGGTAAACCATCGTAATGAGCGCACTGGCCGCAACCCACAGACTGGTAAAGAAATCAAAATTGCTGCAGCTAATGTGCCAGCGTTTGTTTCTGGTAAAGCACTGAAAGATTCTGTTAAATCTTAA
- a CDS encoding DUF1481 domain-containing protein codes for MQRVLMTLGLAFGLSACSSQSGSPLFSASGYIADSGVVRLWRQDNAQQQPQVLMSVYSPYSGDNTRVTFYEYQNGILREIRRNDLGHNPQSVELRFDEQGQVSFMQRQLAERREQLSADNIAVYQLEAKRILEQSSALRAGNIRLIQGQWLNGVVTTCDKKTLRLKLDDNSQAWLSKRGEGSAQPLGVAWLDSSEGQQLLLVANQDFCRWEPTAGSL; via the coding sequence ATGCAGCGGGTGCTGATGACCCTCGGTTTAGCCTTTGGTCTCAGCGCCTGTAGCAGTCAGTCAGGTTCCCCTCTATTTAGTGCCAGCGGGTATATCGCCGATAGCGGTGTCGTTCGTTTATGGCGTCAGGATAATGCGCAGCAGCAGCCACAAGTGCTGATGAGCGTCTACAGCCCCTATTCCGGGGACAATACTCGTGTCACCTTCTACGAATATCAAAATGGCATTTTGCGGGAAATCCGGCGCAACGATTTAGGTCATAATCCGCAGAGCGTCGAGCTGCGGTTTGATGAACAAGGACAGGTGAGTTTTATGCAGCGCCAACTGGCCGAACGGCGTGAGCAGCTCTCTGCGGATAATATCGCGGTCTATCAGTTGGAAGCGAAACGAATTCTCGAACAGAGCAGTGCACTGCGAGCCGGGAATATCAGGTTAATTCAGGGGCAGTGGCTGAATGGCGTCGTTACCACCTGTGATAAGAAGACGTTGCGATTGAAACTTGACGATAACTCACAGGCATGGCTGAGCAAACGGGGGGAGGGCAGTGCGCAACCTCTGGGCGTCGCGTGGTTGGATTCGTCGGAAGGTCAACAATTGCTGTTGGTTGCCAATCAGGACTTTTGCCGCTGGGAGCCGACAGCAGGCAGTTTGTAA
- the purD gene encoding phosphoribosylamine--glycine ligase, whose translation MNILIIGNGGREHALGWKAAQSPLAGKIYVAPGNAGTALESGLENVDIAATDIAGLLAFALSHDIGLTIVGPEAPLVIGVVDAFRTAGLTIFGPTQAAAQLEGSKAFTKDFLARHNIPTAFYQNFTEVEPALAYVRKIGAPIVIKADGLAAGKGVIVAMTLEEAETAVHDMLAGNAFGDAGHRIVVEEFLDGEEASFIVMVDGENVLPMATSQDHKRVGDGDTGPNTGGMGAYSPAPVVTDEVHQRVMESVIWPTVRGMAAEGNVYTGFLYAGLMISADGQPKVIEFNCRFGDPETQPIMLRMRSDLVELCLAGAQGKLNEKTSDWDERPSLGVVLAAGGYPADYRQGDVIHGLPQQEVADGKVFHAGTKLNGNNEVVTNGGRVLCVTALGATVAQAQQNAYRLAENIQWEGAFCRKDIGYRAIARGK comes from the coding sequence ATGAATATTTTGATTATTGGTAATGGCGGGCGTGAACACGCGCTGGGCTGGAAAGCAGCACAGTCACCTTTAGCGGGCAAAATTTATGTCGCACCGGGCAATGCTGGCACTGCGCTAGAATCTGGTTTAGAAAATGTCGATATCGCGGCAACGGATATTGCGGGGTTGTTGGCCTTTGCTCTGAGCCATGATATTGGCCTGACCATTGTAGGCCCGGAAGCCCCATTAGTTATTGGTGTGGTTGATGCTTTCCGCACGGCCGGCTTGACCATTTTTGGGCCAACGCAAGCCGCTGCTCAGTTAGAGGGCTCTAAAGCTTTCACTAAAGATTTCCTGGCGCGCCACAATATCCCAACAGCGTTTTACCAGAACTTCACCGAAGTGGAGCCTGCTTTAGCCTATGTCCGTAAAATCGGTGCACCGATCGTGATTAAGGCTGATGGGCTGGCCGCCGGTAAAGGCGTGATTGTTGCAATGACGCTGGAAGAGGCGGAAACCGCCGTTCATGACATGTTGGCAGGCAATGCCTTTGGCGATGCAGGCCACCGTATCGTGGTGGAAGAGTTTCTCGATGGCGAAGAAGCCAGCTTTATCGTGATGGTTGATGGTGAGAATGTATTGCCGATGGCCACCAGCCAGGACCATAAGCGGGTTGGCGATGGTGATACCGGTCCAAATACCGGTGGTATGGGGGCATATTCCCCGGCACCGGTAGTCACTGATGAAGTTCATCAGCGAGTGATGGAAAGTGTTATCTGGCCGACAGTGCGCGGTATGGCGGCAGAAGGTAATGTCTATACCGGCTTCCTCTATGCCGGTCTGATGATTTCCGCTGACGGGCAACCAAAAGTGATTGAGTTCAACTGTCGCTTTGGTGACCCGGAAACTCAACCCATCATGCTACGCATGCGTTCAGACTTGGTTGAATTGTGCTTAGCCGGTGCACAAGGTAAATTGAATGAGAAGACCTCTGACTGGGATGAGCGCCCATCGCTGGGTGTGGTGTTGGCCGCTGGCGGTTATCCGGCAGATTATCGCCAGGGTGATGTCATTCATGGGTTACCACAGCAGGAAGTGGCTGACGGCAAGGTGTTCCACGCCGGAACTAAACTGAATGGCAATAATGAAGTCGTCACTAACGGCGGTCGCGTATTGTGTGTAACTGCGCTGGGAGCCACCGTCGCCCAAGCGCAGCAAAACGCGTATCGGTTAGCTGAAAATATTCAGTGGGAAGGGGCTTTCTGCCGTAAAGATATTGGTTATCGGGCCATTGCTCGCGGTAAATAA
- the purH gene encoding bifunctional phosphoribosylaminoimidazolecarboxamide formyltransferase/IMP cyclohydrolase, whose translation MQQRRPIRRALLSVSDKAGIIEFAAALSQRGIELLSTGGTARLLADAGLPVTEVSDYTGFPEMMDGRVKTLHPKVHGGILGRRGQDDGIMAQHGIQPIDIVVVNLYPFAQTVARPDCSLEDAVENIDIGGPTMVRSAAKNHKDVAIVVKSSDYPAIITELDNNEGSLTYPTRFDLAIKAFEHTAAYDSMIANYFGALVPAYHGDTEQPSGRFPRTLNLNYIKKQDMRYGENSHQQAAFYIEEEVKEASVATAQQLQGKALSYNNIADTDAALECVKEFSEPACVIVKHANPCGVAIADSLLAAYEKAYKTDPTSAFGGIIAFNRELDAETASAIISRQFVEVIIAPAVSAEALALLAAKQNVRVLTCGQWRERATGLDFKRVNGGLLVQDRDLGMVTAADLRVVSKRQPTEQELRDALFCWKVAKFVKSNAIVYARDNMTIGIGAGQMSRVYSAKIAGIKAADEGLEVAGSAMASDAFFPFRDGIDAAASVGISCVIQPGGSIRDDEVIAAADEHGIAMIFTDMRHFRH comes from the coding sequence ATGCAACAACGCCGCCCAATCCGCCGTGCCCTACTCAGTGTGTCTGACAAAGCCGGTATCATCGAATTCGCCGCTGCACTTTCTCAGCGTGGCATCGAATTACTTTCCACCGGCGGAACTGCCCGCCTACTGGCCGATGCGGGTCTGCCCGTCACTGAAGTTTCTGACTATACCGGTTTCCCCGAAATGATGGACGGGCGCGTTAAAACGTTGCATCCAAAAGTGCATGGCGGCATCTTGGGCCGCCGTGGTCAGGATGATGGCATCATGGCTCAACATGGCATTCAGCCGATTGATATTGTTGTCGTGAATCTATATCCGTTCGCTCAGACAGTTGCTCGCCCGGATTGCTCACTGGAAGATGCAGTTGAGAATATTGATATCGGTGGCCCTACCATGGTGCGCTCCGCTGCCAAGAACCATAAAGATGTCGCTATCGTGGTCAAGAGTAGTGACTACCCCGCCATTATTACTGAGCTAGATAATAATGAGGGTTCGTTGACGTATCCAACCCGCTTTGATCTGGCTATCAAGGCGTTTGAACATACCGCCGCCTACGACAGTATGATTGCCAACTACTTCGGCGCGCTGGTGCCAGCTTATCATGGTGACACTGAGCAGCCATCGGGCCGCTTCCCGCGGACACTGAATCTTAACTATATAAAGAAACAAGATATGCGCTACGGTGAAAACAGCCACCAGCAAGCGGCTTTCTATATAGAAGAAGAGGTTAAAGAGGCATCTGTAGCTACCGCACAGCAATTACAGGGTAAAGCGCTCTCCTATAACAACATCGCAGATACCGATGCGGCGTTAGAATGTGTGAAAGAGTTCAGTGAGCCTGCCTGTGTGATCGTCAAGCACGCCAACCCATGCGGCGTGGCGATTGCGGATTCTCTGCTCGCTGCTTATGAAAAAGCCTATAAAACTGACCCGACCTCTGCTTTCGGCGGCATTATTGCCTTTAACCGTGAATTGGATGCCGAAACCGCCAGCGCCATTATCAGCCGCCAGTTTGTTGAAGTCATTATTGCACCCGCTGTCAGCGCTGAAGCACTGGCATTGCTCGCCGCCAAACAAAATGTCCGTGTTCTGACCTGTGGCCAGTGGCGGGAGCGTGCTACCGGTCTGGACTTCAAACGCGTCAATGGTGGTTTGCTGGTCCAAGACCGCGATTTAGGTATGGTGACTGCAGCCGATCTGCGCGTGGTGTCCAAGCGCCAGCCGACGGAGCAAGAACTGCGTGATGCACTGTTCTGCTGGAAAGTAGCCAAGTTCGTAAAATCCAATGCCATTGTCTATGCGCGCGACAATATGACTATCGGTATAGGCGCAGGCCAAATGAGCCGCGTCTATTCTGCCAAAATCGCTGGTATCAAAGCAGCGGATGAAGGATTAGAAGTGGCCGGTTCTGCCATGGCCTCCGATGCTTTCTTCCCGTTCCGTGACGGTATCGATGCTGCTGCATCTGTCGGGATCAGTTGTGTTATCCAACCGGGCGGTTCAATCCGTGACGATGAAGTCATTGCTGCGGCTGATGAGCATGGCATCGCTATGATCTTTACCGACATGCGCCATTTCCGCCATTAA
- the metA gene encoding homoserine O-acetyltransferase MetA, which translates to MPIRVPDELPAVNFLRNENVFVMTSSRAKTQEIRPLKVLVLNLMPKKIETENQFLRLLSNSPLQIDIQLLRIDSRESKNTPAEHLNNFYCDFEDIQDQNFDGLIVTGAPLGLVDFCDVAYWPQIERIIAWAKNHVTSTLFVCWAVQAALNILYGIPKMTREVKLSGIYQHQTREPLALLTRGFDETFLAPHSRYADFPLEVLKQYTDLDILVSSEEAGAYLFASKDKRVAFVTGHPEYDVDTLAGEYQRDVAAGLNPQVPINYFPDDNASLPPKASWRSHGHLLFANWLNYYVYQITPFDLRHMNPTLD; encoded by the coding sequence ATGCCAATTAGGGTTCCTGATGAATTACCCGCAGTGAATTTCTTACGCAATGAGAATGTCTTTGTGATGACCTCATCGCGGGCGAAAACTCAGGAAATTCGTCCCCTGAAGGTGTTGGTTCTGAATCTAATGCCTAAGAAAATTGAGACGGAGAATCAATTCCTACGTTTACTCTCTAACTCACCCTTACAGATTGATATCCAATTGCTGCGAATTGATAGCCGTGAGTCAAAAAATACGCCAGCAGAGCATCTGAACAACTTCTATTGTGATTTTGAAGATATTCAAGACCAGAATTTTGATGGGTTGATCGTGACTGGCGCTCCCCTCGGTTTAGTTGATTTTTGTGATGTTGCATATTGGCCACAGATCGAGCGTATTATTGCTTGGGCAAAGAACCACGTAACCTCAACCTTGTTCGTATGCTGGGCGGTACAGGCGGCATTAAATATCCTGTATGGCATTCCTAAGATGACTCGTGAGGTCAAACTTTCTGGTATTTACCAGCATCAAACTCGAGAGCCACTGGCTCTGCTCACTCGAGGATTTGATGAGACATTCCTGGCACCTCATTCTCGCTATGCTGATTTCCCGCTTGAGGTGCTTAAGCAATATACAGATTTGGATATATTGGTCTCATCAGAAGAGGCTGGAGCCTATTTGTTTGCCAGTAAAGACAAGCGAGTGGCTTTTGTTACCGGCCATCCTGAATACGATGTCGATACGCTAGCAGGTGAATACCAGCGTGATGTGGCTGCTGGCCTTAACCCACAAGTTCCAATTAATTACTTCCCGGATGACAATGCCTCTTTACCACCCAAAGCATCGTGGCGCAGTCATGGTCATCTGCTGTTTGCTAACTGGCTGAACTACTATGTGTACCAAATTACACCATTTGATTTACGTCATATGAATCCGACGCTCGACTGA
- the aceB gene encoding malate synthase A: MTQQLVGTELVFTQHFNAVERQVLPDEAIEFLTELVVKFAEPRNKLLAARVSWQHAIDQGALPDFISETNSIRNGDWKIQGIPTDLRDRRVEITGPVERKMVINALNANVKVFMADFEDSLAPSWDKVIDGQINLHDAVKGTISYANESGKIYQLESNPAVLIARVRGLHLPEKHVKWQGEAIPGGLFDFALYFYHNYKQLLAKGSGPYFYLPKMQSYQEAAWWSDVFNFTEQRFDLPQGTIKATVLIETLPAVFQMDEILYHLRHHIVALNCGRWDYIFSYIKTLKNHSDRVLPDRQSVTMTKPFLSAYSRLLIKTCHKRGALAMGGMAAFIPNKDAEKNALVLDKVRADKELEASNGHDGTWVAHPGLADTVMDVFNRVLGSRPNQLEVTREQDKPITAAELLEPCTGDRTDEGMRANIRVAVQYIEAWISGNGCVPIYGLMEDAATAEISRTSIWQWIHHQKSLSNGQTVTKELFRSMLSEEMQVVKLELGAERFDGGRFEEAARLMERITTQDELIDFLTLPGYALLA, encoded by the coding sequence ATGACACAACAGTTAGTTGGCACTGAGTTAGTTTTCACACAGCATTTTAATGCTGTTGAGCGACAGGTTTTGCCAGATGAGGCCATCGAATTTTTGACCGAATTGGTGGTGAAATTTGCTGAGCCGAGGAACAAACTCCTTGCTGCACGGGTTTCCTGGCAACATGCCATAGACCAGGGAGCTTTGCCTGATTTTATTTCGGAAACTAATTCCATTCGTAATGGTGATTGGAAAATTCAGGGTATCCCTACAGACTTACGTGATCGCAGAGTGGAAATCACTGGGCCGGTTGAGCGCAAAATGGTGATTAATGCCCTCAATGCCAATGTGAAAGTCTTTATGGCTGATTTTGAAGATTCATTAGCACCGAGCTGGGACAAGGTTATCGATGGCCAAATTAACCTGCACGATGCGGTAAAAGGCACGATTTCTTATGCGAATGAATCTGGCAAAATTTATCAGCTAGAATCCAATCCCGCCGTATTGATTGCCCGGGTTCGTGGCCTGCACTTGCCAGAGAAACATGTTAAATGGCAAGGGGAAGCAATCCCCGGAGGCTTATTCGATTTCGCATTGTATTTCTACCATAACTATAAGCAATTACTGGCCAAAGGTAGTGGCCCTTATTTCTATTTACCAAAAATGCAGTCATATCAGGAAGCTGCCTGGTGGAGTGATGTTTTCAACTTTACTGAGCAACGTTTCGATTTACCACAAGGCACCATCAAAGCCACGGTATTAATTGAAACATTGCCCGCAGTATTCCAGATGGACGAGATCCTCTACCACCTGCGCCACCATATTGTTGCTCTCAATTGTGGCCGTTGGGACTATATCTTTAGTTATATCAAAACGCTGAAGAATCACAGTGATCGTGTATTGCCGGATCGTCAGTCAGTCACGATGACGAAGCCTTTCCTCAGCGCCTACTCTCGCCTGTTAATCAAAACATGTCATAAGCGTGGCGCGTTGGCGATGGGCGGTATGGCGGCCTTTATCCCGAATAAAGATGCAGAAAAGAATGCTCTGGTACTGGATAAAGTTCGCGCTGATAAAGAGTTGGAAGCCAGCAATGGTCATGACGGTACTTGGGTTGCGCACCCAGGGTTGGCCGATACCGTGATGGACGTTTTCAATCGGGTATTAGGTTCACGGCCAAATCAGTTAGAGGTCACGCGTGAGCAGGATAAACCGATCACGGCTGCTGAGTTATTGGAGCCTTGTACTGGTGATCGTACTGACGAAGGGATGCGAGCCAATATCCGAGTGGCAGTGCAATACATTGAGGCATGGATCTCTGGCAATGGCTGCGTGCCGATTTATGGGCTGATGGAAGATGCTGCAACAGCAGAGATTTCGCGTACTTCTATTTGGCAATGGATCCATCATCAGAAAAGTCTAAGTAACGGGCAGACGGTGACCAAAGAGCTGTTCCGCAGCATGTTGAGTGAAGAAATGCAGGTAGTGAAGCTTGAGCTTGGCGCAGAGCGCTTTGATGGCGGGCGGTTTGAAGAAGCCGCGCGTCTGATGGAGCGAATTACAACACAAGACGAGCTTATCGACTTCCTGACGCTACCAGGCTATGCATTACTGGCCTAA
- the aceA gene encoding isocitrate lyase, protein MTTSRTQQIQQLEQEWKSPRWKGITRPYSAEEVIKLRGSVNPECTLAQHGAQKLWELLHGGARKGYINCLGALTGGQALQQAKAGVEAIYLSGWQVAADANTASSMYPDQSLYPVDSVPAVVKRINNSFRRADQIQWSNNIEPGSKGYTDYFLPIVADAEAGFGGVLNAFELMKAMIEAGAAGVHFEDQLAAVKKCGHMGGKVLVPTQEAIQKLVAARLAADVLGVPTLLIARTDADAADLLTSDCDPYDNEFVTGERTAEGFFRTHAGIEQAISRGLAYAPYADLVWCETSTPDLELAKRFAQAIHAKFPGKLLAYNCSPSFNWKKNLTDQQIASFQDDLSAMGYKYQFITLAGIHSMWFNMFDLAHAYAQGEGMKHYVEKVQQPEFASVERGYTFASHQQEVGTGYFDKVTNIIQGGESSVTALTGSTEEQQF, encoded by the coding sequence ATGACTACCTCTCGTACTCAACAAATTCAGCAGTTAGAGCAGGAATGGAAATCGCCGCGCTGGAAAGGTATCACCCGACCATATAGCGCAGAGGAGGTGATTAAACTGCGCGGTTCTGTGAATCCTGAATGCACGCTGGCGCAGCACGGCGCGCAAAAACTGTGGGAATTACTGCATGGTGGTGCGCGCAAAGGGTATATCAACTGTCTCGGCGCGTTAACCGGTGGTCAGGCTTTGCAACAAGCTAAAGCCGGTGTTGAGGCGATTTATCTGTCGGGCTGGCAGGTTGCCGCTGATGCGAATACTGCCTCTAGCATGTATCCCGATCAGTCGTTATATCCAGTCGACTCCGTCCCTGCGGTGGTTAAAAGAATTAATAATAGCTTCCGCCGCGCGGATCAGATTCAGTGGTCGAATAATATTGAACCGGGTAGCAAAGGGTATACCGACTATTTCCTGCCGATTGTCGCTGATGCTGAAGCTGGTTTTGGTGGTGTGCTGAATGCTTTTGAATTGATGAAAGCCATGATTGAAGCAGGCGCGGCGGGGGTGCATTTCGAAGACCAACTGGCTGCGGTGAAGAAATGTGGTCATATGGGCGGTAAGGTGTTGGTGCCGACCCAAGAAGCGATTCAAAAATTGGTTGCTGCCCGTTTAGCCGCCGATGTACTGGGTGTACCAACCTTGTTGATTGCCCGTACTGATGCTGATGCTGCTGATTTACTGACTTCTGATTGCGACCCTTATGACAATGAATTCGTGACCGGCGAGCGCACAGCCGAGGGGTTCTTCCGCACACATGCTGGTATCGAGCAAGCGATCAGCCGTGGTCTGGCCTATGCCCCTTACGCCGATTTAGTCTGGTGTGAAACGTCTACGCCGGATCTGGAACTGGCTAAACGCTTCGCGCAGGCGATTCATGCGAAATTCCCTGGCAAGTTATTGGCTTATAACTGCTCGCCATCATTTAACTGGAAAAAGAATCTGACCGACCAGCAGATTGCCAGCTTCCAGGATGATCTGTCGGCGATGGGTTACAAATACCAGTTTATTACCCTGGCAGGCATCCACAGCATGTGGTTCAACATGTTTGATCTGGCCCATGCTTATGCACAGGGCGAGGGTATGAAGCACTATGTTGAGAAAGTGCAGCAGCCAGAATTTGCATCCGTTGAGCGCGGCTATACTTTTGCATCCCATCAGCAAGAAGTGGGTACTGGCTACTTCGATAAAGTCACCAATATCATTCAGGGTGGTGAGTCATCAGTCACTGCACTGACTGGTTCGACGGAAGAACAGCAATTCTAA